The window gtttgttattgatttgttgCTTTGGATAGAGTTTACTTAGGACCCTTCACATGAACAAGTCTGGAGTGAAGAACAAAACATTTTGTAGTTTCAAACCAGTAGGAAGTTTAAATGAATCTGAATTTCAGAAGCCCCGTGGCTGAGTTCTTATTGTGTAGAATGTTTAGCTCACGTTTTTATCATTTCAAAATGGGTTGTGTATTGTATCTTGAATCAAAAGTGGAGGTTCTAGTGGTTTGTCAAGATGCCGCAAGTTGAAGGAGTTTGCAGATGAACATTGCATAAGAATGATTCTAGCTGCTAAAAGTTTTCTCGTTGCAAGAATGTTTTCTCATTTGTCACCTGATATTTGCATGAAACTTTATTCATTCTGGTCTCTTGCATGCATGATAAGTTGGTAGGGACCTGAGTTTGGATTTCGGTctgaaagtttcttttaaatctATCTTGCAAGATTATTAAGCCTCAAGGCATAAGAGAATAGTTGCAGAATTTTTCTTCATGACATTTgtatgatttttctgttatgTTCTGGTTTAATTGAatgttgaagttttttttttgtaatgttcTTGATGTTTGATTGAAAGATTTGTGATCAAGTTTGTGTTGAAGTTGACATATGTTTGCGGGAACGAAGATAGCAAATGGTGTTTctagttgcagaaaattttcggCAAGAATGATGGTTGCAGAATGAAGTTTCTTACGTTTGTTGCATGAAATTGCATGAAATCATCTTTCTAAatttcactttgaccccttgaGTTTCCTTTGGttgcactatggcccaagcaattgaaaaagattaatcaatttgatccttcaagtttccttttcatttcaaactgGAATTTCATCTGATGAATATGGACTTGCTTGATTATTTGAAGAGTTTTAGTGGTTAAATTTTATAGCTATTTGTGGtgcctttattttattttcgaaaACTTTAGTGAATTCAAATTGTCTGGTTCatattttactattaaattggtgcattaatcctttgttcgatggttttagcccaaattagGACCTTTTCCTTTTACTAGCTTCACGAAcgggggaggtataactttcttttatctttcttttgtttctcctatgtgatctaatgtgctaagtgaattgcatgtctacttcgctttcctagcttttctttaattacttttacttatgtcatttactttttgttttcattaagttattcttttaatggggtatgtgtacacctcttggcttgtaatagatagggcgtagcaagtaatttggtccattttccctttcccttttgtgttagttagcaaatgtaatggttgcatgcctatgtgttatatgttaaatgctttattaggatttcgcatctagtcaagcatgctaagtgttatgtgctacgtgtttataagtgattcgcatgtctactcgctttttgtagtatagatgaatggaatggatgaatgtacgtcaccacactagtccaacgctagttgtggcttcttttatcgtttccactagtccaacgctagtcggaattcataggatgggctagtccaatgctagacccaataggttttttcctttttttcatttaagtgcatgatcaccacatatcatgcatttttcattagttttatcatttggtatgttcctcaaaccccttccccttcactttaggacttgcatctcatgctagttagggttcatctgcgtgaaaatcccctcttgataagggaaacgagcgagtgtggctactcgatagccttagcacgctagttttaccttctaatccgagggaaaatcaaagtcgaaaattaggcgtcaccCCCGTACctgacttgttgcattcccctagggtcatactttcatttttatcacttccatactcttttaatcacatttctcttacacttctcaatccatatttttcactacatctttatcatttatttactttacttcacaaatgaaattcaagttccacttatatatgtactattctatcttcattcatttgcacacacaaacactttgattttcatccaaattcacacatgcacctttttatacattcgcacacttgcacttacatttcttgcatctttcatacactttcacacttgcacacttgaatttgaactctcatttgcattaatcgacctctatgaggtttccctttattggccgccacaattcatgtggtttgggaccaaaaacctcacgagagacatcgtagaatttaggattgcattttttcgttttcgcattcatataggcataatccaacatgcaatacataccctgggtagaaagtcaggaaagttagggttaagttacgcaactagccttggctaggtcaaaggggtgccttggagtctatccttgccttcctctttgtcaaacgtgactcccgaacctttttctttgttttacgtagactaggagtcgttttaaaaagggtttattattacttaattcatttttaggtgacttggtacaccttaaatcattaccaagtggcgactccaaatttttcatttcaaaaccctttttaaaactattttttgggtcaaatcgtcgctttccaaagtcccattgagacccatgtcttttcaactcacaaaaatcattttccaatcaaaattgaaacaatacatctttctcaaacaatttatatttattcattcaaaaaatggggcgcgacagtaaagatagagataaaagtaaaaatatttcaaaagttaaacaaacaccagaaaaatgaagtaagaaaatattttcaataagctaaccaaacacctgaaaatgatgaaaatgaaatgattttcatgaaaaattacttccacggaaaatatttttccaagaaaaacattttacttccaaccaaacagaccctaaacCAAAATAATATGCCTTCACGAAAAAGATATTGCATGGATTGGTAAAATGATAAATCAAGATACAGAATTACATACCTCATTGAGAAAATTTGTAGTAAAACTCTCTTTGAAAGAAGCCTTTATCCTATTTGATAAATATACccaattaaaattatgaaaacTTACTTCTTTTATTAATGAACTATATCTTTGCATTCTGAATTACTTAAAAATCTACAATTACAATAAACATTAACCGAACTACTAAATAGAACACTTGGTTTGAAACATTTACAGGAATGGAGCTTGAATCAAGGAAGAATAGGAAAAATCTAAGGGTTGAGAAGGGCAAGAAGTCACTTTTGGGCAAGAAATTAAGGTCAAGATCATATattcagaaaaagaaaaccaaaagtTATCAGATGAATCAAGGAGAGATTtgaataaaatatattttagaaatttgaaaaCCGAAAACCTGAAGTCATATCTTGAATAAACCATATTTCACCCCAAAACCTGCAATCAAATGCTTAGTATGGCTAATAAAGAAGAAACTAGTGCATCAAAGTAACAAGTCATAAAATCATCTATGGCAATTGGGAAGAAGTAGCATCAAATATTCAGTCACTTTCTTAAAAACAGAAACTTATGGTAAGTAAAGTAACTACGTCCAATGAAAAATTAATAAGTCAGCTGAtcttcaattttcaaaccaaaataAGGATACAATAGTCATTTCGATGATATACGTTGTCGTCTTGTCCaattcaaattctttttttccatttcaCAATAATCCGCATGTACTTTAATTATGCATTTATCTTCTAGTACAAACTAAGTCTAATTTTTATTGCTACCTAAATATGGTTTAATCACTTACACATGACCTTTTCACAATTATTATATCATATTATATTTCGATATCAGCATAAAGGACAGCCTGTACTAAGCTTGTACTaagtctaattttttttttcccctcaagCAGGCTTTGGAGGGTCTCTACTTCTTGTGACTTGAATGTTTCCTTAATTTAGAGAGTGAAGGCGTGGGATTTTCGAGTTTATGGAACCACGTATATGAGCAGAATCTTTAGAAGACGTGCTTACATTTGACCAGTAGTTCTCAGACGTGGTGTCCATGCCAGCTTAACAATCTACGCCTTTGTATTGTGCCACCCTTGATCAGAAGGGCAAATTGAATGGTCAATGAATTTGGTTCCATGTTAACACATCATCGTAAATTTATtacttcaaaattcaaaaagaaaacgAAGACATCTGTCTACGGGTGAAGTTAAAGTAATTTTATGCTAGATACTCTTTTGGTACATAGCATTTTGTTGGTAGATGCTtagtgctttttttttaatgtaagtggAAGGTTTTAAATTCGTAATCTCTAACTTGCGCTCCCTACCTTATCGTTCAATCCATCCATCAAGATCCTCAGTGCTTTTGATCATGTAGCATTAATTTACAGATAGTGCCTACTCTATGAATTGAAGTTGGCGATTGTACCTACTTATTAGTGAATTGGATCTATACATTAATCCCTTATGGTTTGCAGACACAAATTTTGTTTCTCATTATTTTGACTAGTTTAGGCTTGATTGTGCATGTTGGGCCCTTACATTACAACGAAACACCTCAACAACTACAAGCATTGCCATGAATGAATTAGAGGCCTCTACAACACTATAATATTAAGTCAGTTTTTTGGTTAAACTCTTCTTTAAATTTCAACCGCTAAGGAAAGGGATGGGGGAGGAAATGTAACTGAGAGATTTCGAGTTCGATACCTCTCACTTAcactagggaaaaaaaaattatacggcTTCCTTATGGGTAAGATAATCTTTATAGATTAGGGTAAGATACATTTTGTAACAGTGAGTATGGGTGCAATTACTCTTTTACTCTCATTTAGATAGCCGAAAATCTTCATATTTAGTTTCTGAAGGCCTTTGATTTTTGTGTAATTTAGCATGCGTTGATAAATTTGTCGTAAAGTTTATAATAAAGGCCCGTTAAGATTTTCTTCCGATTTCAGCAGTAATATGATTGGTTTCATTTCTTGTCTCCTAATTATCGGTTAAATTAACTACTTCTTGCTCCTTTATTGTCACATGCGATTTGGTTATGTCCCAGCAATTATTGTCTCATCCCCTGAAGCAGCTGAGAAGTTCTTCAAGACTAATGATCAACCTTTCGCCAATAGCCCCATAGTGAAAGTTCTTGGTACATTGATCATGAGCAAAGGAGCTGGACCTTTGGCCAATATGGTCTGCACTGGAGAAACATTAGTAAGCTTGGCATTTTACACTCACTTTGTAGCAAAAAGATCGATCCAATTGTGTCGAGAACAAGAGAAGACATTGGAGTATTGGTGAAATCACTCGAACAAAATCATTCAAACAGGCTTCTTTTGATGGTGCTGCTGTTCATCTTAGCGCTGCAATTTCATCCTTAGGCGCGATGGCATTTGGAACTCTTGCTAAGGTGTTGTTTGATAATTTTCTTGAGAAAATCATTGGTGAGCATCTTCGATCCCGGAGAACAAGCAAACCAAGGACTTTGTAGACATCTTGATGGGAATCAATATTCTATCAGGTGAATCTGAATTCGAGTTCAATGGTCATCATGTCAAAGCTGTTTTGTTAATACTTTTGAAAGCTTCCaagatttttgtttttattttgcaCTTCAATTCTTTTGTGTTCTTACCAAAGTTTTGAAACGCATCCTGCTCATTGAATTGGAAAATATTATTGGATCAAAAGTCACTGGTTCAACCGTTAGTCTAATCATTATTGCCTCGTGATACTATAATTACGtcataaataattaatatattACTTTAACTATAATATAGTCCAATAAAATGACCTCTATATACTTTCTtggttaatgtattgaattaaaaatcaaattccttctaaccaaaaaaataaagaaatcatccctcattgatcaaATTTAAAAATGACTTTGTAGATAAGAAACATGAAATTATATGACAATTGAAACTTCTAAATGATTTAGAGTTAAAGCATAGTTTCAGAAACAAAAAATGGCAAAAAATGCACGGTTGTACATCTTGCATTAAATATGCTGACAACTAGATTAAGATCACTTGATTACATGAAAGAACCAGACATAAATGTTCAACGTCAAGAACCGAACTACTTTAATAAGAGCCATTTCTTGTTCAATGGATACTGGACGAGTTAACTGCTTCATAATATTTAAAAGCAGTTTTTTAAACCCTTTCAGGTTTGAACGTCAACCCAACTCGGTTAGCAACCAGGACAATGGTTCAACCAGTTGGACTGGACAGTTTGATTGGGGTTTTAAAACCTTGGTTCTCACCGTTATTAGATGATGTCATTGTTTCTATTTTTGATAGAGCGATTTCATTTTTCGTTGCTGTATTAAACTTTAACAAGTTATGCATTTCAATAATTGGATTGTCTGTGACAAGTGAAGCAAATTTGACTCCTCTCctgatttggagtttcatgatTAAGGCAAGTTTTGCTGATGATTACTAAACAACCATTGCACTATGGTTCCAAAACGGCAATGGCCTTAAGAGGCACTGCCTTGTTTATTGTAGCTTCAAAGTTTTCGGTCATGTCAAGTTCTTCTGGTTTGATCCCTTCTTCAAGCTTCCATTCAAATTTATGAAGCAAAGCAGCCACCATGAGGTGCGCCATTCGATCAGCCAGCAGTAGTCCTGGACAAATTCTTCTTCCCGAGCCAAAAGGAAGGAGCTCAAAATGCTGGCCTTTCACATCAATTTCTGTATCCATGAAACGTTCAGGCACGAATGAAGTAGGATCTGACCACAAGCTTGGATCCCTGCCAATACCCCACACGTTAACCAGTAAATCAGCACTTTTTGGCACCATATATCCATTGATTTCTGCGTCACTTTCAGCTTGGTGAACTAGGAATGGGGCAGGAGGGTGAAGACGAAAGGTTTCTTTAATAACCGATCGCAAGTAAGGAAGATTTGAGATATCTGATTCTTGAACCATCTCGTTTTGTGGAATGATTTCCATGATCTCATCCctagcttttgattttttttcaggGTTGCGTATTAACTCTGCCATTGCCCATTCCACGGTGACTGAACTTGTTTCTGTCCCTCCAACTAATAAATCCTAAAATAGAGTGGAGTCGGAATCAAATTATGGTCATcaggtgatttttttttcttttcataatgCAGGAGTTATATATTAGGAGTTTAGGACCAGTTATATATATAAAGCATGCATTGAATGTATAGGTGCATTAATATTACTCACCAGAATCAAATGCTTCATGCCCATGTAGCTCAATACAGATTCATTTTGCTGATTAAGATCAAGGAGGGTTTCCAAGAAGTCATTTTTCCTGAGATAAGTGTTGGATGTGTTTCTTTCTTGTGATCTCTGACGAATGATACCATCAATAATATCAAGCAATTTTCCGTAAGATGACTTGGCTGTACGCCTTATGCCCTGTGGATCAATTGCACTGAGGACGGGAAAGTAGTCCACGAGATTAGGACTAGCAGCTGTTTTGAGCGCAGTCCACACCATTTCTTTTATCTCTCGAGACGTGTTAGAGTTAGATATAGAATCAAATTGTGCAAAATCAACGGAGAAGAAAGTGTTCCGCATCAAGTCGAGAGATGTTGAGAAGGCAGCTTCACCAATATTTATGGTCTGTCCTTTGAGACCATGTTGGCGTACATAATTGCACAGTTGCTGCACCTTTTCTTGGCGGAGCCCTTGACTGGCATTGAGCCTTTCTGATGAAAAGATACGCTCTTTGCATAGTTTGCGAAGATTGCGCCACTGGCTTTGTGCTGGTAACCAGAAAACTGAGAACTTATGGTGGTCCAATGCTCTGGCTGCATCGCGGATTTCTCTGCCTGAGAACTCTAGATCATGCTTTTGAAGCATTTCCTTGGCAATTTCTGGTGATGATACAACTATTGTTCTTCTACTTCCGAATTTAAGTGACATCAAAGGTCCATAAGTTTGAGAGAGTTTCACAACTGATATTGGGGAGAATCCACTGATTTGCAGCAAGTCaccgatgattggaaatggttaAGGCCCTGGAGGGAGTTTCTTGGACTTGCATTCACTGGCATTTGGTAAGATCAGAACGTGAATACAGTAACaaacatggttcaaagtcgcggttGCGGCTGCGGTCGCGGCCTAGATCGTTCCACATCGGTTTTGGTATATCGATTGCAGTTTCGGCTAGACgcgaatttttgaaatatttaatattttaaaaattgtaaaaaatatcataaacaaaaataattaaaaattagtaaaaataataataattcgaGTTGATTCGGAATGACTCGGAGTGATTCGGTGTGACTCGACTGTTTCAACCCTTCACGGTGATGTCTCGGCGAGTTGACTATCTCGGCATCGTTTCGTCACGGTATCGTATCGGCGAGAGCCGAaacggtgacgactcggccgagtcttcgAACCATGGTACCAAATAAGAGAAATTAGAGGTATAAGTATCCAAAAGGGAAAGGTGTTTGGGGCATCCATATTTtcactgtgagaacccgtaaatccctaataattttcttagggttttcccatttaaaggcataatttttgcattttctggcttaggaaaattctcctggtaaattttatgagtaattatagtttttagatgatttttctagtattggagagtttttgaaaaattaagagtatataatggacgtgggacccacaagtgcgaaaagttcggaaaagtTCGGCCAATTAAGTTAAATTTCGGAttctggtggaaatttatcgggtgttaagagatgagtAGAGGTtgagaagtgattgatgtgagagggaataaaaggatagagttgcatttatggaggtgacaagtgtcaccttgtgagtggtggcacttgtagacaactattcatggcttttgacctttttgactaattggttaaatatctaaaaaaattaaccaaaattcattctttcttctcctccatggccggttctctcttgagcaaagaagaaagaaactcttcaacattttagcttccatttagctcaatcttccaaaaccaatcacctaaattagtttctactccataaaatcccttcctttggtgctagtaagtgtttttgtggaagtgttcaaggaagctaaggtgttctacaactccttttctcttgtttactaggtaagtggtgcttgaacttcctcctacacctaatgatgcttaatttgtgcctagtggtggctaaagtgctgaaatttgtgggttatttcttggtttgaaatgaattggtgaagcttttattttattgatgaattttctggtttaatgtgatcatgattttgtggttatttatgatggttggtaatgaggggtaatgactctagtaggtgtaaatgattggtaattgcaaccaattttgggtttggaaggaatttgaggaagttagggtttcataacccccttttctgtccggttttgtatcatatggttagatgccgaattggccttttcttaaaacatgaaagttgtaggtattgatgtgtttgaggtgcctgtaaaatttcaggtcatttggagtagtgtagagtgagatatgtcgattttactgttgctgttctgggttgatcagaatgtgcgaactgcgcttgtaatcgtctgttttgactggaatggttttggatttggatgttggtgtcttctgatgaaatgtagctggatgtcttggcTACCGtatacctttggaatcaatgcatttggacctgtatagactgagttggactaattacagtatagtgtgatttgtaaacctgcaattacggttctggtttggtattctgcatttttgacctagttgtgctaggctttggactgagtggccttctacattgttgtagccctttcttttatcttcgagatggtgggtcttacaccctcatccgataagcgtagcgcattttgtgccattaccgcataaggaggccaaaactgttttgttgttagggctaatatagttacatttcctgattttctggtttgctatcatgcttatatatgcatatggaaccctattggggtcatgtttggcattggtttatgactcgttatcgagtctcattgtacttgtttacatgttttagggcttgcttttattccggtcatttcctaattaacttttactttgagcctagtgaatggcttttggaaatgaggtgaattttgtgtgagatgttgggactgattcgaggaaataatgaagccttaatggctggaaaagtaagaaatttaggggaagtgctgcccgtttttctaggccgtttggttcttttaagttggatttgccttttggtagaaataaaagggcttttgggttgttgaacctaggtctttatgctatctttttgttcccaaaaatcatgttttgtacccttgcatcagtaattatttggcgaggcatacgactagtagtcgagcctcatgtgcattgtgtttactcgattatggatgtgaaaccttcaattggtttattttggttattttagggtttcttggcgattaaggccaatctgaatgacaggtgccgaacctgtgcaataataaatactaaaaagtcctaattaccacctcaattaaataattataaagcaaatccaagtactggagcagggaccctaggtgtgcaatgggttacttgattcaccctgttcccgaagagtttgcttgatccgatataccggatttgtctataaaaatactaattttgcgtacaatggcaagtagggtcgattccacagggagcaggtaggaaattatttctttccaaattagtagaacgaaattgggggggggggttttCAATGGGGgcaaataaatagaataaaagtaaaataaaaataaagcaaaCCAAATTCAGAACTAACTCACAAAGCGCAATTCAATAAAAATAGTAATTGATAAaaattctacccaaaggatcaactgctcaggcacggtccaaataaatgctcatcgatgcaaagatatttcatccatttatcactagattggttatagttatcaataagctctgacaaccagttcttccttaccttttcgacagtcaaggtacgaccattgaccgCTTCCCTAACtagataacaaccctaggtacgaccataggaatttaattacccaattgcattaaagctagaagaacccTTCCCTAACCagtaaacacgctaagagggtttatttaagttAGATCCTGCATTTCCCcatcataaaaccaattatggtggttgccacggggtgttaactaaatgaacaattacggattctatttaattaacgtggcagtaggctattaaattaaatcaaatacccggccgttgatattcaattaataaaatacccatgaacaattaattcaggaaatgCACGAATAGCAATTAATcggaggaaataatgaagattcggttagatctcacagatatt is drawn from Coffea arabica cultivar ET-39 chromosome 1c, Coffea Arabica ET-39 HiFi, whole genome shotgun sequence and contains these coding sequences:
- the LOC113720391 gene encoding cytochrome P450 76T24-like, which gives rise to MSLKFGSRRTIVVSSPEIAKEMLQKHDLEFSGREIRDAARALDHHKFSVFWLPAQSQWRNLRKLCKERIFSSERLNASQGLRQEKVQQLCNYVRQHGLKGQTINIGEAAFSTSLDLMRNTFFSVDFAQFDSISNSNTSREIKEMVWTALKTAASPNLVDYFPVLSAIDPQGIRRTAKSSYGKLLDIIDGIIRQRSQERNTSNTYLRKNDFLETLLDLNQQNESVLSYMGMKHLILDLLVGGTETSSVTVEWAMAELIRNPEKKSKARDEIMEIIPQNEMVQESDISNLPYLRSVIKETFRLHPPAPFLVHQAESDAEINGYMVPKSADLLVNVWGIGRDPSLWSDPTSFVPERFMDTEIDVKGQHFELLPFGSGRRICPGLLLADRMAHLMVAALLHKFEWKLEEGIKPEELDMTENFEATINKAVPLKAIAVLEP